Proteins encoded by one window of Streptomyces sp. NBC_01571:
- the ddaH gene encoding dimethylargininase, translated as MPDSRVPRPRRFLVCEPRHFAVQYAINPWMHPDTRVDVDLAHGQWKALISAYRAHGHTVDTVEPVADLPDMVFAANSALVLAGRVFGSLFHAPQRRPESIAYETWFKAAGFDVYRPESVCEGEGDLVPVGRYLLAGTGFRTTPEAHREVQEFFGVPVITLQLVDARFYHLDTALFVLEEGPRANIAYYPEAFSPGSREVLARLFPDAVVATREDAMTFGLNSVSDGRHVFISPRAEALADQLARHGYVPVPVDLSEFHKAGGGIKCCTQEIRS; from the coding sequence GTGCCTGACAGCCGTGTGCCGCGTCCCCGGCGCTTCCTCGTCTGCGAACCCAGACACTTCGCCGTGCAGTACGCGATCAACCCCTGGATGCACCCCGACACCCGGGTGGACGTCGATCTGGCCCATGGCCAGTGGAAGGCGCTGATCAGCGCCTATCGTGCCCATGGGCACACCGTGGACACCGTGGAGCCGGTGGCGGATCTCCCCGACATGGTGTTCGCGGCGAACTCCGCGCTCGTCCTCGCGGGCCGTGTCTTCGGTTCGCTCTTCCACGCGCCCCAGCGCCGCCCGGAGTCCATCGCCTACGAGACCTGGTTCAAGGCCGCCGGCTTCGACGTCTACCGTCCCGAATCCGTGTGTGAGGGCGAGGGCGACCTCGTCCCGGTGGGCCGCTACCTCCTGGCGGGCACCGGCTTCCGTACGACCCCGGAGGCACACCGCGAGGTCCAGGAGTTCTTCGGTGTCCCGGTGATCACCCTCCAGCTGGTGGACGCGCGCTTCTACCATCTGGACACGGCCCTGTTCGTTCTGGAGGAGGGGCCGCGGGCGAACATCGCCTACTACCCGGAGGCGTTCTCGCCCGGCAGCCGCGAGGTGCTGGCACGGCTCTTCCCGGACGCGGTGGTCGCGACCCGCGAGGACGCGATGACCTTCGGTCTGAACTCCGTCTCCGACGGCCGTCACGTCTTCATCTCGCCACGTGCCGAGGCCCTCGCCGACCAGCTCGCCCGGCACGGCTACGTCCCCGTCCCCGTCGACCTCTCCGAGTTCCACAAGGCCGGCGGCGGCATCAAGTGCTGCACCCAGGAGATCCGCTCATGA
- a CDS encoding Lrp/AsnC family transcriptional regulator, whose product MNSKSGMFDELDRKIITALMANARTSFAEIGAAIGLSATAVKRRVDRLRETGVITGFTATVKPTALGWRTEAYVEVYCEGAAPPRRLAEVVRNHPEITAAMTVTGGADALLHVRATDVDHFEEVLERIRTEPFIRKTISYMVLSHLLPEAPEAGATHAAPEEAQDASNVR is encoded by the coding sequence ATGAACAGCAAGTCCGGGATGTTCGACGAACTCGACCGCAAGATCATCACAGCCCTGATGGCCAATGCCCGGACGAGCTTCGCCGAGATCGGCGCGGCGATCGGGCTGTCGGCGACCGCCGTCAAGCGGCGTGTGGACCGGCTCCGCGAGACCGGCGTGATCACCGGGTTCACGGCGACGGTGAAGCCGACGGCGCTCGGCTGGCGCACGGAGGCGTATGTCGAGGTGTACTGCGAGGGCGCTGCGCCGCCCCGGCGGCTCGCGGAGGTGGTGCGCAACCATCCGGAGATCACCGCCGCCATGACCGTGACCGGGGGCGCCGACGCGCTGCTGCATGTGCGTGCCACCGATGTGGACCACTTCGAGGAGGTCTTGGAGCGGATCCGCACCGAACCCTTCATCCGGAAGACGATCAGCTACATGGTGCTGTCCCATCTGCTGCCGGAGGCCCCCGAGGCGGGCGCGACCCATGCCGCCCCGGAAGAGGCCCAGGACGCATCAAACGTGCGCTGA
- a CDS encoding sensor histidine kinase has translation MSGFLAGLCVAVLPLLAAGFWLGRRTARPENLGGLGTPVEHATFETLHTASLAAPPLRAGLTGETARRSARRLRTLLGTDALCLTDQDTVLAWDGAGEHHRTEIMDRLGGPLETGRGEAFRLRCDEPDCALRWAVVAPLTVDDRVHGALVACAPRESAVLVRAAGEVARWVSVQLELADLDRSRTRLIEAEIKALRAQISPHFIFNSLAVIASFVRTDPERARELLLEFADFTRYSFRRHGDFTTLADELHAIDHYLALVRARFGDRLSVTLQIAPEVLPVALPFLCLQPLVENAVKHGLEGKTGKSNKSHISITAQDAGAEALVVIEDNGTGMDPERLRRILTGEVSPSDGIGLSNVDDRLRQVYGDDYGLVIETAVGAGMRITARLPKYQPGVHSAGRLPRQ, from the coding sequence GTGAGCGGATTCCTGGCCGGATTGTGCGTGGCCGTGCTCCCCCTGCTCGCCGCCGGGTTCTGGCTCGGCAGGCGGACCGCGCGGCCCGAGAACCTCGGCGGACTCGGCACCCCCGTCGAGCACGCCACCTTCGAGACCCTGCACACCGCCTCGCTCGCCGCACCCCCGCTGCGCGCGGGCCTCACCGGCGAGACCGCCCGCAGGTCCGCGCGCCGGCTGCGCACCCTGCTCGGCACCGACGCGCTCTGCCTCACCGACCAGGACACCGTCCTGGCCTGGGACGGCGCGGGGGAGCACCACCGCACCGAGATCATGGACCGGCTCGGCGGCCCGCTGGAGACCGGCCGCGGTGAGGCCTTCCGGCTCCGGTGCGACGAGCCGGACTGCGCGCTGCGCTGGGCCGTGGTCGCGCCGCTGACCGTGGACGACCGGGTGCACGGAGCGCTCGTGGCCTGCGCGCCCCGCGAGTCCGCCGTGCTCGTCCGGGCCGCCGGCGAGGTCGCCCGCTGGGTCTCGGTGCAACTGGAACTCGCCGACCTCGACCGGTCCCGTACCCGCCTGATCGAGGCCGAGATCAAGGCCCTGCGCGCCCAGATCTCCCCGCACTTCATCTTCAACTCGCTCGCGGTGATCGCCTCGTTCGTCCGCACCGATCCGGAGCGTGCCCGCGAACTGCTGCTGGAGTTCGCGGACTTCACGCGCTACTCGTTCCGCAGGCACGGCGACTTCACCACCCTCGCCGACGAGCTGCACGCCATCGACCACTACCTGGCGCTCGTGCGGGCCCGCTTCGGGGACCGGCTCTCGGTGACCCTGCAGATCGCGCCCGAGGTGCTGCCGGTCGCGCTGCCCTTCCTCTGTCTCCAGCCCCTGGTGGAGAACGCCGTCAAACACGGCCTGGAGGGCAAGACCGGCAAGTCGAACAAGAGCCACATCAGCATCACCGCGCAGGACGCGGGCGCCGAGGCGCTGGTCGTCATCGAGGACAACGGCACCGGGATGGACCCCGAACGGCTGCGCCGCATCCTCACCGGCGAGGTCAGCCCCTCGGACGGCATCGGTCTGTCCAACGTCGACGACCGGCTGCGGCAGGTCTACGGGGACGACTACGGCCTCGTCATCGAGACCGCCGTCGGGGCGGGGATGAGGATCACGGCCCGGCTGCCCAAGTACCAGCCGGGCGTGCACTCGGCGGGACGGCTGCCCCGGCAGTGA
- a CDS encoding LytTR family DNA-binding domain-containing protein, which yields MLRVLAVDDEQPSLEELLYLLNADPRVAGAEGASDSTEALRRINRALALGPDGPEAIDVVFLDIHMPGLDGLDLARLLTGFAHPPLVVFVTAHEGFAVQAFDLKAVDYVLKPVRRERLAEAVRRADQLRRTAPLIPVHEPDPDHISVELGGVTRFVAVEDITHVEAHGDYARLHTAQGSHLVRIPLSTLEERWRSRGFVRIHRRHLVALRHIGELRLDAGTVSVLVDSVELQVSRRHTRELRDLLMRRTTS from the coding sequence ATGCTGCGCGTGCTCGCCGTCGACGACGAACAACCGTCCCTGGAGGAGCTTCTCTATCTCCTCAACGCCGATCCCCGGGTCGCCGGCGCCGAGGGCGCGAGCGACTCGACCGAGGCGCTGCGCCGGATCAACCGGGCCCTCGCCTTGGGACCCGACGGGCCCGAGGCGATCGACGTCGTCTTCCTCGACATCCACATGCCCGGACTCGACGGACTCGACCTGGCCCGGCTGCTCACCGGATTCGCCCATCCGCCGCTCGTCGTCTTCGTCACGGCGCACGAGGGCTTCGCGGTCCAGGCCTTTGACCTCAAGGCCGTCGACTACGTGCTGAAGCCGGTGCGCCGGGAGCGGCTCGCGGAGGCCGTCCGGCGGGCGGACCAACTCCGGCGCACCGCACCGCTGATCCCCGTCCACGAACCCGACCCGGACCACATCTCCGTCGAACTCGGCGGGGTGACACGCTTCGTGGCCGTGGAGGACATCACCCACGTCGAGGCGCACGGCGACTACGCGCGCCTGCACACCGCGCAGGGCAGCCACCTGGTCCGCATACCGCTGTCCACCCTGGAGGAACGCTGGCGGTCCCGCGGCTTCGTCCGCATCCACCGGCGCCACCTCGTCGCCCTGCGCCACATAGGCGAACTCCGCCTGGACGCGGGTACGGTGAGTGTTCTCGTGGACTCCGTCGAACTCCAGGTCAGCCGTCGGCACACGCGCGAACTGCGTGACCTGCTGATGCGCCGGACCACCAGCTGA
- a CDS encoding cation acetate symporter — translation MNQNYAVPAVALVVVATVLVGAFGLRISRTTSDFYVASRTVGPRLNAAAISGEYLSAASFLGIAGLVLVQGPDMLWYPVGYTAGYLVLLLFVAAPLRRSGAYTLPDFAEARLGSQAVRRLAGAFVVGVGWLYLLPQLQGAGLTLAVLTDAPGWFGGVLVAVVVVATVAAGGMRSITFVQAFQYWLKLTALLVPAIFLVLAWQSDGAPRDAFDEPAAFRAQRVVRIDGTLDLKLSDPLAVTATGTVDGHHYRSERVRLPAGVHRIARGTRLTFQKGDPVPAADRADNGGMSTSLAAGREERPLYATYGLILATFLGTMGLPHVVVRFYTSPHGVAARRTTVAVLGLIGAFYLLPPVYGALGRLYAPELSLTGNADAAVLLLPDRVIGGLGADLLGALVAGGAFAAFLSTASGLTMAVAGVLTQDVLPSRGVRHFRLGTVLAMAVPLAASVIVGGLPVADAVGLAFAVSASSFCPLLVLGIWWRRLTPPGAGAGMLVGGGAAFVAVAATMAGYPRSGALHALLAWPALWSVPLGFLTMILVSLATPGRVPAGTAAILARFHLPEELSDGQVRAAAHTKEAEA, via the coding sequence GTGAACCAGAACTACGCCGTGCCCGCCGTCGCCCTCGTCGTCGTCGCGACCGTCCTGGTCGGGGCGTTCGGCCTGCGCATATCCCGGACCACCTCCGACTTCTACGTCGCCTCGCGCACCGTCGGCCCACGGCTGAACGCGGCCGCGATCAGCGGGGAGTACCTCTCCGCCGCCTCCTTCCTCGGCATCGCGGGCCTGGTGCTCGTCCAGGGCCCCGACATGCTCTGGTACCCCGTCGGATACACGGCGGGCTACCTGGTACTCCTCCTGTTCGTCGCGGCCCCGCTGCGCCGCTCCGGGGCCTACACACTGCCCGACTTCGCCGAGGCGCGGCTCGGCTCCCAGGCGGTCCGACGGCTCGCCGGGGCCTTCGTCGTCGGCGTGGGCTGGCTCTACCTGCTGCCCCAGCTCCAGGGCGCGGGACTCACGCTGGCGGTACTGACCGACGCGCCCGGCTGGTTCGGCGGTGTGCTCGTCGCGGTCGTCGTGGTCGCCACGGTCGCGGCCGGCGGCATGCGCAGCATCACCTTCGTCCAGGCCTTCCAGTACTGGCTGAAGCTCACCGCCCTGCTGGTCCCGGCGATCTTCCTGGTCCTCGCCTGGCAGAGCGACGGCGCCCCGCGCGACGCCTTCGACGAACCGGCGGCCTTCCGCGCGCAGCGGGTCGTCCGTATCGACGGCACCCTCGACCTGAAACTGTCGGACCCACTGGCCGTCACCGCGACGGGAACCGTGGACGGCCACCACTACCGGAGCGAGCGGGTCCGGCTCCCGGCCGGCGTCCACCGCATCGCGCGCGGCACCCGGCTGACCTTCCAGAAGGGGGACCCGGTACCGGCCGCCGACCGCGCCGACAACGGCGGCATGTCGACCTCGCTCGCGGCCGGCCGCGAGGAACGCCCCCTCTACGCCACCTACGGACTGATCCTCGCCACCTTCCTCGGCACCATGGGACTCCCGCACGTGGTCGTCCGCTTCTACACCAGCCCGCACGGAGTCGCCGCCCGCCGCACCACCGTCGCCGTCCTCGGCCTGATCGGCGCCTTCTACCTCCTGCCGCCCGTCTACGGGGCGCTGGGCCGGCTGTACGCCCCCGAACTCAGCCTCACCGGGAACGCGGACGCCGCCGTGCTGCTGCTCCCGGACCGGGTGATCGGGGGACTCGGCGCGGACCTCCTGGGCGCGCTGGTGGCGGGCGGCGCCTTCGCGGCGTTCCTGTCCACCGCGTCCGGACTGACCATGGCGGTGGCCGGGGTCCTCACCCAGGACGTACTGCCCTCGCGCGGCGTGCGCCACTTCAGGCTCGGCACCGTGCTCGCCATGGCGGTGCCACTCGCCGCCAGCGTGATCGTGGGCGGACTGCCGGTCGCCGACGCCGTGGGACTCGCCTTCGCCGTGTCCGCCTCCTCCTTCTGCCCCCTGCTCGTCCTCGGCATCTGGTGGCGACGGCTGACACCGCCGGGCGCGGGCGCGGGCATGCTCGTCGGCGGCGGCGCGGCCTTCGTGGCGGTCGCCGCGACCATGGCGGGCTACCCGCGCTCCGGAGCGCTGCACGCGCTGCTCGCCTGGCCCGCGCTCTGGTCGGTTCCCCTCGGATTCCTCACCATGATCCTGGTGTCGCTGGCGACGCCCGGCCGGGTACCGGCGGGCACGGCGGCCATCCTGGCCCGGTTCCACCTTCCCGAGGAACTGTCCGACGGCCAGGTGCGCGCGGCCGCCCACACGAAGGAGGCCGAGGCGTGA